A window from Toxorhynchites rutilus septentrionalis strain SRP unplaced genomic scaffold, ASM2978413v1 HiC_scaffold_303, whole genome shotgun sequence encodes these proteins:
- the LOC129781970 gene encoding uncharacterized protein LOC129781970, with the protein MVTTRPDISAAVSHFSQFQCNPSQEHLSHAKRILHFLKGTTQRGLVYKRVETAKQIIGFADANWATDSSDRHSVSGYVFQIYGATTSWSTRKQRTIALSSTESECSALVDCICESMWICKLFKELNILDKDAVIIFEDNQSAIAIAESEAPSKKLKHTDVKLQFIKECVMERKVTIQYLSSNQQPADMLTKGLVPAIFNKHCSTLGIQK; encoded by the coding sequence ATGGTAACCACGCGCCCCGACATCAGTGCTGCTGTATCACATTTTAGCCAATTTCAGTGCAATCCTTCCCAGGAACACTTGTCTCATGCCAAGAGAATATTGCATTTCTTGAAAGGAACGACGCAACGCGGCTTGGTTTACAAgagagtggaaacagcaaagcAGATAATTGGCTTCGCAGACGCAAATTGGGCAACCGACTCTAGTGATCGCCACTCCGTTTCGGGGTATGTATTCCAGATATACGGAGCCACCACATCCTGGAGTACTCGCAAGCAAAGAACCATCGCTTTGTCGTCTACAGAATCCGAGTGTAGTGCCTTGGTCGACTGCATTTGTGAATCGATGTGGATTTGCAAGTTATTTAAGGAGTTAAATATACTGGACAAAGATGCCGTCATTATTTTCGAGGATAACCAATCCGCTATTGCAATAGCAGAATCAGAGGCACCGTCTAAGAAGCTGAAACACACAGACGTCAAGCTACAGTTTATCAAAGAGTGTGTTATGGAGCGTAAAGTGACAATACAGTATCTGTCGAGCAACCAGCAACCCGCTGATATGTTGACGAAGGGTCTGGTTcctgcaattttcaacaagcaTTGTTCTACCTTGGGAATTCAAAAGTGA